aagttcagttgggaaaaGTCCACGAACCCGGTTGGCAAATGTCATGTCCCATGTATTATAGGGCACCCATGTATAAGGGAACCCTGGGTGTACTTAGTATTGTTAGCACGCGTGCGGCACATGTGCCATTCCATTACACTAATATGTACTGGGACTGTTTTCCTTGGGAGATTATCGAATAGAATTGTCATTGTTGTGTTTCCTTCTTCCCTCAATTGAGGTGTATCTTCGATTTCTACAGTGTAGATCCTGTAGGATTGAGCCCGATTACTTATTTGTAGTTTagatcactacaagtggtatcagagacgGTCTTTCCTTCGATTGATCATGGATAATTTTAGTGCTTTAATGAGTGCAAATTGTGAACTAATTAATCTTCGATTGGATTACTGGATTAAATTTGGAAATAATTCGCCAAATCGGAACCAGAATCTCCTAAATTTGTTGGACCTCATCAATCATGCAGAGAGGAAGATAGAGCTTCACACTAGAAAATTTAACCAGGTGCCAACATCGGAGGAAACTTCAATCGAAGTTGCTGAGGTTGCAGAAATAACGAAGATGCAGGATGTAATTGGCAGCGAAGAATTTGTTGAAGACTCAATTCACGCAAAGTTGGTCACTGATATTAGCCGAAATTCGTCAACCCCatccgaagaagaagatgatgattctcTTGAGTTGGAGTTGATTCCCCCTTATTTCCTTGTTGAATCTGAAGATGTTGATTCACTTACTGGTAGGAGTTTACCATTGAAGAAGTTGAAACACCAGAGAGAATTGATTTCTCCAAGGATTTTATTACTCACCTCGATCTGAATGGTAAGAATTGTCTTTCTCTCCACCTTGATTTGACTCGTTCCATATTTGATCGTGGAAGGTTTGTTGATGGATCAGTTTTCATTGATGAATACCATGGGAGAATTGTTTATGAGTTGGTTTTAAAACATGGGTGTAGATTCAAATTGCTGTTTAAGAATTCAATTACAATGGTTTTGGTTGAGGAAGGTTATATTGGTGATGGCCATAAGGAGAAATTGATGTTTCTGCATTACCAAGAAGGTAAACCCTTCAACCCTGGTACTGATTTTGTGGCGGGCTTTCAAAGTCATAGAGTTGAATCTCGTGAGGTGAataatttcaattcattcaatcaGAATAATAATACAATTGAGAATTCAACTGAGTTAGATGTTCTGAAGAAACTTTGTAGTGTAGAATGTTTAGATTGTTTTCTTGATTCTACTCGAGCCTTATTGGATCGTGGTAGAACAATTGAATCTGTTGTGGGGTGTTTTTCTTATGATGAAAATATTTCCAACTTCTGCATTACTTCTTGTATGTTTGCTTGTAAGGGGCTGAAATTCATGGATGCTTCTAATGGTAAATCTgcttatgaactgaattttgaaattggTTACCATTTAGATCTGTTGTTTGGGATTTCGAATGTGTTAGAGTCTGTTAAAAATAGAGACAAGCTTGATTCCAGCAAGCTATTTGATAAAATTCCAGAGCAGGGTAATGTGATTTACATTAATTTGATACTTCCTGTGACAAGGGGCAGTGAGTCTGGCAATGCATGTGAACCAATTCTTCAAATTCATCTTAACAGTAGATGGAGTTCCAGGGGTAATAAAGGCTCTCCAAGGTTACAACTAATCAATGGATTACTCAAAATGCCTGCTGAGAGTGTAGCCAGGAGTTTGAATTATGACGGAGATGATTTTCTTCTGAAACTTCAAAGAGGTAAGGCATGTTCGAATTCTTCAGTTGATAAACGTTTCTTCCTTATTTTCGACTCTACTCACAGTGTGTTTGATCGTGGGAAAGATAGCGGCCTTACTGTATGAGTTTCTTGTTTTGTGAAACTTGATTCTATGTTTGAGTATCGAACTATAGTGTGGTTTACGGATTCAATGATATTCATGTTTGCTAAACCTGGGAAAAAGTTTTTGTGGGGTACTGTGTGTTTCAAATGGACAATTTGTGTTTCTTCTCACTCTTATCTCAACCTTACCAGTAATGTATTTGATCGTGGTAAAGAAATTGATGTCCTAAGAAGTGGTAATTATGTATATGAGCTTATTTTTCAAGGTGGGTACCCTTTAGACTCCTTATTTCAACACTCGGATGTGTCTCAGATTGTTAAAATTGGTGAAACTCGTGAAGCTTTCCAGTTGTTTAATAAAATATCACGGCAAGTTAGTGTTTACTGGGCTAACGTGATTCTTCATGTGACAAAGGAAAGTAGGCCTAGAAATGCAGGGAGTTTGAGTATTCAGGAATGCTTATATTGTGGCCTGGATTTTGCTGGAAGAACATTTGATAGAGGAAGGGTGTTAGGAATTAATTATGGGTTGGTCCATATGATTTCAGGTAGTAGTGTAGTGGATACGGCTACACTTTTTGTGAACTTATCTTATGAGATGCATCAAAGTAATTGTATTTCGTGGAGTATCAAGTGGTAATGTTTTCGGTTGGTTTTTTACTGGGCTACCTGAAGAAATCCTCTCTACAGTTTGTACTAGTAATCAGTGGTGTCTCGGCTGTAAGGAATTCCTTGTAGTGGCGGTTGGAATCAAAGAGATGCTCATAGATGTTACTGGGGAGGACAGAGGACACGAGTGGTTAGAGGAATTACCTACAGACGTGGTTGTTGTTCTTACTTGGATAGATGTTGCAGTTCCAAACTGTTCCTTTCTGGGGAGTCAGATCATCATTTTTATAACGATTAGTATATCTCCAAATGAAGAAGATTATACTCTATGTTTGCAGTTTAAAGTAGGGTTAACTGGTAATGGAGTTCCTTATGTTAGACTGTTACAAGTTAAGGGCAAGATGACGAAAGCAATTATGAAGTATACTGTGAATGCTATTTTCAAATTGGTTACTGCTCGTCAATACTTCCCTTGTTACAGTTCATTGTTGAATTTGTTATTGCAAAGCAAGAACTGTTATGGAAGAGTGGGATTCTGCAAAACAAGAGTGGACAGCATAGAGAAGCTTGTAAAGACTAATGGTGGGAAAAGCAAATGGTATGAGCTGCTCAGTCGAATGTGTATAGAAGCTGTTGGTGACGAGAGTTGGATAATGATAGTGGTTTGTACTGGTGGTATAAGGTCCTTTTGGAGTCAGTTGCGGCAAAAGGAATTCAGGGCGTTAGAGGAATTCTTGACGCACATTGTGGTTTCAACTCCAAATACAGCTAAGTATCTCATCACCAAGGTTTGTATGATCAAGTTTGTTGCAGTAAAAATATCTTTATGCACTACACTACATGGCTTCCCTGTATACATGTTGTACAGTAAAGGGTATATACTCCTTAAATGGTCTTGGCAAGAGTTGCTCACCGTATTAGCTACTTCTTTACAAATAATCAAAAATCCTCTTCTTCAAACAACTGGTAGTCACAAAGGGTCTTTTCTGTCTCAGATGAGTTGCAACCTGGGCACTGTTAGAACTGCTGGTACTGGCTCATTTGATAAGTTCAGTAACGGAGACTCAATTCTTTGGGTTTTCTGGGCTTGCTACAAAAATATCAGTATACTCAAAGGTGCTCATACAGTCACTGCTAACACCATTTTGGGGTTTTTATTCATGGATGCGAGTGGTGTTTTTACTAGTATCTACCCAGACATGAGTTCAGCTTATGTGGGCCTTGATGTTGAAGATTATATGGGTTTCATCTCTTGTTGTGTCCGTGAACAAGCTGCAACAACTATGTATCTTTTCAGCCCCTcccattttattttaatttatgccatccttgaggacaaggatgatttgaaGGGGTGGAATTTGTCATGTCCCATGTATTATAGGGCACCCATGTATAAGGGCATCCTGGGTGTACTTAGTATTGTTAGCACACGTGAGACACATGTGCCATTCCATTACACTAATATGTATCGGGAC
This is a stretch of genomic DNA from Papaver somniferum cultivar HN1 chromosome 1, ASM357369v1, whole genome shotgun sequence. It encodes these proteins:
- the LOC113359421 gene encoding uncharacterized protein LOC113359421, whose translation is MRCIKVIVFRGVSSGNVFGWFFTGLPEEILSTVCTSNQWCLGCKEFLVVAVGIKEMLIDVTGEDRGHEWLEELPTDVVVVLTWIDVAVPNCSFLGSQIIIFITISISPNEEDYTLCLQFKVGLTGNGVPYVRLLQVKGKMTKAIMKYTVNAIFKLVTARQYFPCYSSLLNLLLQSKNCYGRVGFCKTRVDSIEKLVKTNGGKSKWYELLSRMCIEAVGDESWIMIVVCTGGIRSFWSQLRQKEFRALEEFLTHIVVSTPNTAKYLITKMSCNLGTVRTAGTGSFDKFSNGDSILWVFWACYKNISILKGAHTVTANTILGFLFMDASGVFTSIYPDMSSAYVGLDVEDYMGFISCCVREQAATTMYLFSPSHFILIYAILEDKDDLKGWNLSCPMYYRAPMYKGILGVLSIVSTRETHVPFHYTNMYRDCFPWEIIEYNCYCCVSFFPQLRCSGRFSPSDIISASDTSTAASDTPTTISDIVSSSDTVYESIHVDVSDILSSTSPSVSPASVSATTYTSFPMLTRGKSSIFRPKVFSTKHVLSANLTTVIPPSTHTCFSKEIKNPNWKHLMVDEYTALKDADLTEVVYMKQAPGFVDESEPNHVCRLYKYIYGLKQTPKAWYEKLLTVLVSHSFQPSFVDSSLFVQKYGSRITIILLKEHFPIKDLGSLHYFLGLEVKRNTYFSPNENVNRDKSVNLIVP